The following proteins are encoded in a genomic region of Opitutus sp.:
- a CDS encoding DTW domain-containing protein, protein MSRETCYRCFWPKSLCWCPSITAMPSKTRFVFLMHPKEFKHEKAATGRLTHLCLAQSEIHMGVGFDDHESVQELIHDPRNFPMLVYPSAGARNLSKGDLQAADIGDRQLVVFLLDATWSLAKKMLRLSPSLQRLPRLMFTPSAPSRYVIKQQPVEGCLSTLEATHELLLALQRSGLDDYPLPEQLLGLFARMQDYQLTCARDPSREGYRRRAYSAPADRIRPQDSTGARRTRLFNLTATPQNPPPRPGGSGA, encoded by the coding sequence ATGAGTCGCGAAACGTGTTACCGGTGTTTTTGGCCCAAGTCGCTTTGCTGGTGTCCATCGATCACGGCGATGCCATCGAAAACACGTTTCGTTTTCCTCATGCACCCGAAGGAATTCAAGCACGAGAAAGCCGCAACCGGAAGGCTCACACACCTTTGCTTGGCCCAGAGCGAAATCCATATGGGCGTCGGCTTCGATGACCACGAATCCGTTCAGGAGTTAATACACGATCCACGCAACTTTCCCATGCTCGTGTATCCGAGTGCGGGGGCCCGCAACCTATCGAAAGGCGACCTCCAAGCCGCCGACATTGGCGATCGGCAACTGGTCGTGTTTTTGCTCGATGCAACGTGGTCGCTGGCGAAAAAAATGCTTCGACTCAGTCCCTCGCTGCAAAGGCTGCCGCGCCTCATGTTCACGCCCTCGGCACCGAGTCGCTACGTGATCAAACAACAACCCGTGGAAGGCTGCCTTTCGACACTGGAAGCGACTCACGAACTCCTCCTCGCATTACAACGTTCCGGTCTCGACGACTACCCGCTGCCGGAACAATTGCTCGGGTTATTCGCCCGAATGCAGGATTATCAACTCACATGCGCTCGGGATCCGTCGCGCGAAGGCTATCGCCGGAGGGCCTATAGCGCCCCAGCCGACCGGATCAGGCCTCAAGACAGCACCGGGGCCCGCCGTACCCGCTTATTCAATCTAACTGCCACACCACAAAATCCGCCGCCTAGGCCAGGCGGAAGTGGCGCCTGA